One genomic window of Syngnathus acus chromosome 11, fSynAcu1.2, whole genome shotgun sequence includes the following:
- the LOC119130644 gene encoding zinc finger and BTB domain-containing protein 12-like, with translation MEMLCFRLPGHGDMTLKHMNSLRSRQHFCDVTILSSNNQTFRGHKVVLAACSPFLRDQFLLNPSSKLQVSMLHSSSVMCDLLQSCYTGVLQFKPEEIVNYLTAASYLQMEYIVERCRDALKKYMQQKNPNPLKITTEQSPPQPVIVSGSIHSIASTLSGRPEVHLVEENSAQDNHQRNDGKTCVKVNPSDQGGDAHRDVFQVYISDEEQNIVKEEESGAPTDAHKDARSPPEDGAMAEYDLTAQDAGADAFSKDGLRSSRHKLSEPVRGRGRATGRGFKRRRWVSSQEKKTPRSASQDLWYLAGTAGGFGMDLSEGLKTGNFFSVDLPRLDLSLDDTRGDKSLPLAASSLTHFAVDESGDGGEGSCGLNPGTSEGGDESVAVVGSTSSVTGPVICEHCGVTCPSTHALAMHYCSAHQVYSCPFCDKQFHHSYNLNRHMALHRGNGKPHQCPLCSKGFTQRSTLIDHMNLHSGERPHRCAYCNARFAHKPALRRHLKEQHGKTTVQNSIHEQEERERTLGRIREEAQECPVTEQTS, from the exons ATGGAGATGCTGTGTTTCCGCTTGCCCGGCCATGGGGACATGACCCTCAAGCACATGAATTCTTTGAGGTCTCGCCAGCATTTCTGTGATGTCACCATATTGAGCAGCAACAACCAAACATTCCGGGGACACAAGGTAGTCCTGGCTGCATGCTCACCCTTCCTGAGAGACCAGTTCCTCCTCAACCCTTCCTCCAAGCTTCAG GTGTCAATGCTGCACAGCTCTTCAGTTATGTGTGATCTGCTACAGTCCTGCTACACTGGTGTCCTCCAATTTAAACCGGAGGAGATAGTCAACTACTTGACTGCGGCAAGTTACCTGCAGATGGAATATATTGTCGAGCGATGCCGTGATGCTCTGAAGAAGTACATGCAGCAGAAAAACCCCAATCCACTGAAG ATAACTACAGAGCAGAGCCCACCTCAGCCCGTGATTGTCAGTGGCAGCATTCATTCCATCGCATCCACCCTAAGCGGCCGCCCTGAAGTCCACTTGGTGGAAGAGAACAGCGCACAGGACAATCATCAGCGCAATGATGGCAAAACATGTGTGAAA GTTAATCCATCAGACCAAGGAGGAGACGCCCACCGAGATGTGTTCCAAGTGTACATCTCTGATGAAGAGCAGAACATTGTCAAGGAGGAAGAGTCCGGAGCTCCCACCGATGCGCATAAGGATGCCCGTTCCCCCCCGGAAGACGGGGCGATGGCAGAATATGACTTAACAGCTCAAGATGCCGGCGCTGACGCCTTCTCAAAGGATGGACTGCGATCTTCCAGACACAAGTTGTCAGAACCCGTCCGAGGCCGAGGGAGAGCGACGGGGAGGGGTTTCAAGAGGAGGCGGTGGGTGTCGTctcaagagaaaaaaactcCTCGATCAGCCTCTCAAGATTTGTGGTACCTCGCAGGGACCGCTGGCGGCTTTGGGATGGACTTGAGCGAAGGGCTCAAGACGGGGAATTTTTTCTCAGTCGACCTCCCGCGATTGGACTTAAGTTTAGACGACACTCGGGGGGATAAGTCGTTGCCGCTGGCCGCCAGCagtttgacacattttgcagTGGACGAGTCTGGCGACGGCGGCGAAGGGAGTTGCGGGTTGAATCCCGGCACGAGCGAGGGAGGGGACGAGTCCGTCGCCGTGGTGGGCTCCACATCCAGCGTAACCGGGCCCGTCATCTGCGAGCACTGCGGTGTGACGTGCCCCTCAACCCACGCCCTTGCCATGCACTATTGCTCCGCCCACCAGGTTTACTCCTGCCCCTTCTGCGACAAGCAATTCCACCATTCGTACAACCTGAACCGCCACATGGCCTTGCACCGAGGCAACGGCAAACCCCATCAGTGCCCCCTGTGTTCCAAGGGCTTCACCCAGAGGTCCACGCTCATCGACCACATGAACCTCCACAGCGGCGAGCGCCCTCATCGCTGCGCGTATTGCAACGCCCGCTTCGCTCACAAGCCCGCGTTACGGCGCCACCTGAAAGAGCAGCACGGCAAAACAACAGTGCAGAATTCCATCCACGAGCAagaggagagggagagaacGCTCGGGAGGATACGAGAAGAAGCACAAGAATGTCCAGTTACTGAGCAAACGTCCTGA
- the ehmt2 gene encoding histone-lysine N-methyltransferase EHMT2, giving the protein MSASESATKESPEENVSESIAGPSQVEQDDADITIDADVRKAEPATQVMTSQEPAKDADGEDGASSPHNKPPLGYAAKSIPGTSSLLSSSPSTSMTLSPGRAKMSVSGPISTKPVLPSPPPSSSSPSALSESPKIHRARKTMSRLSPMQMSQTDTPTRPVTPSGSSSDIETVGKKRKLVHSSPEKCDSFSDKTQKMESDCESQRDALIQNKSEEFPWKQVDQGKDRVKSPVLETVGGRSTEYTEVPLGALNIAAADSLTLSPHHEGSDGGDTERLEELPLCSCRMEAPRVDSANHRASRQCMATESSNGELSACTNVTTKGETMRPSSQVPLMVLCETHRAHMVKHHCCPGCGFFCIAGTFLECCPDQRIAHRFHRGCVTVLGGGRSRENGGMLFCPHCGEDASEAQEVTMPPFNAATASASMVVTMSASSTTTPSLPPTVPSAPSLAASTGGMKDGKMPERPVSARMRSHGMAIVTVEQQQPPQPVPSTASAAAATVPPPEEGVDSVGPSVCMPNGKPVCASALPPGASRTALQKAILTQDTERRKKLRFHPRQLYPAVKQGEVQRVLLMLMEGIDPAYQPESQNRRSALHAAAQRGLLEVCYILLQAGAQIDAQDKDLRTPLIEAIINNHIELTRYLIQNGACVYHVEADGYTGLHHAAKQGNLEIVNVLLETGQVDVNAQDNGGWTPIIWAAEHKHVDVIKVLLNRGADVTINDKELNVCLHWAAYAGNVDIAEMVLNAGCSLASVNVHGDTPLHIAAREGYLDCVTLFLSRGADIDTINREGDTPLTLARPDTPVWVALQINRKIRRGITNRVLRTERIICSDIAQGYENAPIPCVNAVDDEGCPSDYKYVSENCETSAMNIDRNITHLQHCGCTDDCSSSNCLCGQLSIRCWYDKDQRLLQEFNKIEPPLIFECNMACSCHRTCKNRVVQAGIKVRLQLYRTEKMGWGVRALQDIPQGSFICEYVGELISDAEADVREDDSYLFDLDNKDGEVYCIDARYYGNISRFINHLCDPNLIPVRVFMLHQDLRFPRIAFFSSRDIHSGQELGFDYGDRFWDIKSKYFTCQCGSEKCKHSAEAIALEQSRLAPLETSPELGADCGLTLPSI; this is encoded by the exons ATGTCGGCATCCGAGTCTGCGACAAAG GAGTCTCCAGAAGAAAATGTCTCAGAGTCCATAGCTGGCCCAAGTCAAGTCGAACAGG ATGATGCTGACATCACCATAGATGCCGATGTCAGAAAAGCAGAGCCAGCAACACAGGTGATGACTTCTCAGGAGCCTGCAAAGGATGCTGATGGAGAGGATGGCGCGTCCTCCCCACATAACAAACCACCTCTAG GATATGCAGCTAAATCCATACCCGGGACCTCCTCCTTGTTGTCCTCTTCTCCTTCTACATCTATGACGCTCTCCCCAGGCCGAGCAAAGATGAGTGTTTCTGGTCCTATTAGTACTAAACCTGTCCTGCCATCTCCGCCTCCAAGTTCCTCCTCTCCCTCTGCCTTATCGGAATCACCCAAAATCCATCGGGCACGTAAAACAATGTCCCGGCTATCACCAATGCAG ATGAGCCAAACTGACACGCCTACCAGACCTGTGACTCCATCCGGGTCTTcatccgacattgaaactg ttggaaaaaaaagaaaacttgtcCATTCATCTCCTGAGAAGTGTGATAGTTTTTCTGACAAGACGCAAAAAATG GAATCGGATTGTGAATCACAAAGAGACGCACTGATTCAGAACAAGTCTGAGGAGTTTCCATGGAAACAGGTGGATCAAGGGAAAGATAGGGTCAAGTCTCCTGTGCTGGAGACAGTTGGAG GAAGGTCGACTGAGTACACAGAGGTGCCTTTAGGCGCGTTAAACATCGCTGCTGCCGACAGCCTGACGCTCTCACCTCATCATG AGGGAAGCGATGGAGGGGACACCGAGCGGCTGGAGGAGCTTCCCCTTTGTAGCTGCCGAATGGAAGCGCCTCGTGTTGACAGCGCCAACCATCGTGCCAGTAGACAGTGTATGGCCACTGAGAGCAGCAATGGAGAG CTGAGCGCTTGCACCAATGTGACGACCAAAGGAGAAACCATGCGTCCATCTAGCCAGGTGCCCCTTATGGTGCTTTGTGAAACCCATCGCGCCCACATGGTGAAACACCACTGCTGTCCCGGTTGTGGTTTCTTTTGTATCGCA GGAACATTCCTCGAATGCTGCCCGGACCAGCGCATCGCCCACCGTTTCCACCGTGGGTGTGTCACGGTACTTGGGGGCGGGCGGAGCAGAGAAAACGGCGGAATGCTTTTCTGTCCCCACTGCGGCGAGGATGCAAGCGAGGCTCAAGAGGTCACCATGCCTCCCTTCAACGCGGCGACGGCATCCGCGAGCATGGTCGTCACCATGTCGGCGTCCTCCACCACCACGCCGTCTTTGCCGCCGACTGTCCCTTCGGCGCCGTCTCTCGCAGCCTCCACGGGAGGAATGAAAGATGGGAAGATGCCTGAAAGGCCTGTCAG TGCACGTATGCGCAGCCATGGAATGGCCATAGTAACAGTCGAGCAACAGCAGCCACCCCAGCCCGTGCCCTCAACTGcatccgccgccgccgccaccgtgcCCCCTCCCGAGGAGGGCGTGGACAGCGTGGGGCCGTCTGTGTGTATGCCAAATGGGAAACCGGTTTGCGCCAGTGCTCTTCCGCCAGGAGCCAGCAGGACGGCACTACAAAAGGCTATTCTCACTCAGGATACTGAAAG gAGAAAGAAATTAAGGTTCCACCCACGTCAACTTTATCCTGCTGTCAAACAAGGCGAAGTCCAGAGAGTTTTGCTCATGCTAA TGGAGGGCATTGATCCCGCATACCAGCCTGAATCTCAGAATCGACGCTCTGCTCTGCATGCTGCGGCTCAAAGAGGGCTTTTGGAAGTCTGCTACATCCTGCTGCAA GCGGGTGCTCAAATAGATGCTCAGGACAAGGACCTGAGAACACCACTAATAGAAGCCATCATCAACAATCACATAGAGCTGACTCGATACCTGATCCAAAATGGGGCTTGCGTCTACCATGTT gagGCGGATGGATATACTGGTCTCCACCATGCAGCCAAACAGGGCAACCTTGAAATTGTCAACGTACTGCTGGAGACAGGACAGGTGGATGTAAATGCACAG GATAACGGTGGTTGGACGCCAATCATCTGGGCTGCAGAACACAAACACGTGGACGTGATCAAAGTGCTACTGAACCGAGGAGCTGACGTGACTATTAATGACAAG GAGCTGAATGTATGTCTCCATTGGGCAGCTTACGCAGGAAATGTGGATATCGCAGAGATGGTTTTGAACGCTGGTTGTTCCCTTGCCTCAGTAAACGTGCATGGTGACACGCCACTCCACATCGCCGCAAGAGAAGGATACTTAGATTGTGTCAC CTTGTTTCTCTCGAGAGGTGCCGATATCGACACTATTAACAGGGAAGGGGACACGCCTCTCACCCTTGCACGTCCCGACACTCCGGTATGGGTTGCACTCCAGATCAACAGGAAGATACGAAGAGGAATAACCAATCGCGTGCTTAGGACCGAAAGAATTATATGCAG TGACATTGCGCAAGGCTACGAGAACGCACCCATTCCATGTGTAAATGCAGTAGATGACGAAGGCTGTCCGTCAGACTACAAATACGTTTCAGAAAACTGTGAAACGTCAGCAATGAACATCGACCGTAACATCACACATTTACAg CACTGTGGCTGCACTGATGACTGTTCCTCCAGCAACTGCCTTTGTGGGCAGCTCAGCATCCGCTGCTGGTATGACAAG GATCAGCGATTGCTTCAAGAATTTAACAAGATTGAACCTCCCCTCATTTTCGAATGCAACATGGCCTGTTCTTGTCACCGGACATGCAAGAATAGAGTGGTACAGGCTGGCATCAA AGTTCGCCTTCAACTCTACAGGACAGAGAAGATGGGCTGGGGTGTCCGAGCGTTGCAAGACATTCCCCAGGGAAGCTTCATTTGCGA ATATGTGGGAGAGCTCATCTCAGATGCAGAAGCGGACGTTAGAGAGGATGACTCCTACCTTTTTGACCTGGACAATAAA GACGGGGAGGTGTACTGTATTGATGCCCGTTACTACGGAAACATCAGCCGCTTCATCAACCACCTTTGTGACCCTAACCTCATCCCGGTGCGCGTTTTCATGCTGCACCAGGACCTGCGATTTCCTCGCATCGCTTTCTTCAGCTCCAGAGACATCCATAGTGGCCAAGAGCTCGG GTTTGACTATGGAGATCGTTTTTGGGACATTAAGAGCAAATACTTTACCTGCCAGTGTGGCTCGGAGAAATGCAAACACTCTGCAGAGGCCATTGCTTTGGAGCAGAGCAGATTGGCTCCACTGGAGACCAGTCCTGAGTTGGGAGCAGActgtgggttgactcttcccAGCATTTAA